Proteins from a single region of Starkeya sp. ORNL1:
- a CDS encoding TadE/TadG family type IV pilus assembly protein, translating to MPVPLPRTIARFGRACEGVTAVEFAMVGPIFFALLFAIFETAFTMLSSQLIETATIDASRLILTGQAQTQKMNKDTFKTAVCNTLPSFIDCSGKVYVDVQVLDAYDTSVTTPMKEGNLDPSGFKFDAGGPDSIVMVRVYYKWAGLVASVTKNFGLDLSNQADGSTLETATMVFRNEPYQ from the coding sequence TTGCCCGTTCCTTTGCCGCGCACGATCGCGCGGTTCGGGCGCGCATGCGAGGGCGTTACCGCCGTCGAGTTCGCCATGGTGGGGCCGATCTTCTTCGCGCTGCTGTTCGCCATATTCGAGACCGCCTTCACCATGCTCTCGAGCCAGCTCATAGAGACCGCGACGATCGATGCCAGCCGGCTGATCCTCACCGGCCAGGCACAGACGCAGAAGATGAACAAGGACACCTTCAAGACCGCGGTGTGCAACACGCTGCCGTCCTTCATCGACTGTTCCGGCAAGGTCTATGTCGATGTCCAGGTGCTCGACGCCTACGACACCAGCGTGACGACACCGATGAAGGAAGGAAATCTCGACCCTTCCGGATTCAAGTTCGACGCCGGCGGCCCTGACAGCATCGTCATGGTGCGGGTCTATTACAAATGGGCAGGACTGGTCGCCTCGGTGACCAAGAATTTCGGGCTCGATCTCAGCAACCAGGCTGACGGATCCACGCTGGAGACGGCGACCATGGTGTTCAGGAACGAGCCCTATCAATGA
- a CDS encoding pilus assembly protein N-terminal domain-containing protein, whose protein sequence is MLTISSRDLRARRRATLAAALLLIASPAAAQDLSVAMNQARLLKLPDGVATLVIGNPAIADATLQAGGLLVITGKSFGRTNLIALDSRGTVLMEHEVAVVQRGSEIVTVYRGPTGGRQTLDCAPVCEPTVTAGDAPEVFDPAVKQINDRNALSGQK, encoded by the coding sequence CACGCTTGCCGCAGCGCTGCTCCTCATCGCTTCGCCCGCCGCAGCGCAGGATCTTTCCGTTGCCATGAACCAGGCGCGGCTTTTGAAGCTGCCGGACGGCGTCGCCACCCTCGTCATCGGCAATCCCGCCATCGCCGATGCCACGCTCCAGGCGGGTGGCTTGCTGGTGATCACCGGCAAGAGCTTCGGGCGCACCAATCTGATCGCGCTGGATTCCCGCGGCACGGTGCTGATGGAACATGAGGTCGCGGTGGTGCAGCGCGGCAGCGAGATCGTCACTGTCTATCGCGGCCCGACCGGCGGGCGCCAGACTCTCGATTGCGCGCCGGTGTGCGAGCCGACGGTGACGGCGGGCGACGCGCCGGAGGTGTTCGATCCCGCGGTGAAGCAGATCAATGACCGCAACGCGCTGTCCGGGCAGAAATAG
- a CDS encoding TIGR02281 family clan AA aspartic protease: MLRSVLLLAAVAMAIAYFAPQYLDFAGREPARAATSASPRGALDNDEGGTGRRFRIAADPSGHFLVDALIDGRNVDVLVDTGATAVALRYEDARAMGLIRPSDDFDARVSTANGMARAKKVRLSRVRVGTITVSDVDALVTEPGALGVNLLGMSFLRRLARFEVSGGTLLLER; this comes from the coding sequence ATGCTCCGGTCTGTCCTGTTGCTCGCCGCGGTGGCGATGGCGATCGCCTATTTCGCCCCACAGTATCTCGATTTCGCTGGCCGCGAGCCGGCGCGCGCTGCCACGAGCGCGTCGCCGCGCGGGGCGTTGGACAATGATGAAGGTGGGACCGGTCGCCGCTTCCGCATCGCCGCCGATCCGAGCGGCCATTTCCTGGTCGACGCTTTGATCGATGGCCGCAATGTCGATGTGCTGGTCGATACCGGGGCGACCGCTGTGGCGCTGCGCTACGAGGATGCGCGTGCGATGGGGCTGATCCGCCCGTCCGACGATTTCGATGCCCGCGTCTCCACGGCCAACGGCATGGCCCGCGCCAAGAAGGTGCGGCTGTCGCGGGTACGGGTCGGGACCATCACGGTGAGCGACGTCGATGCGCTGGTGACCGAACCGGGCGCGCTCGGCGTCAACCTGCTCGGCATGAGCTTCCTGCGCCGCCTCGCCCGCTTCGAGGTCAGCGGCGGCACGCTGCTGCTGGAGCGCTAG
- a CDS encoding TadE/TadG family type IV pilus assembly protein, translated as MTRRALPKIFSRLRHDTRGVAAVEFALIAPVMVVLYLGGVELTRVIGADRKVSLASRVAADLVARESAAISETKLTTVCKGTLAMLAPFPTGTLNITISSIVTSATGKSTIGWTRVFLNGNCSSSAAGTGPLAAGSVVSLPTGLAVNGASLISASASYDYTTLFRTVFDTATVNLGEQSYMRPRTQNTVCYVSC; from the coding sequence ATGACCCGCCGCGCTTTGCCAAAGATTTTTAGCCGGCTTCGGCACGATACGCGCGGCGTTGCCGCCGTCGAATTCGCGCTCATCGCCCCGGTGATGGTGGTGCTCTATCTCGGCGGCGTCGAGCTGACGCGGGTGATCGGCGCCGACCGCAAGGTGAGCCTCGCTTCGCGCGTAGCCGCCGACCTTGTGGCGCGCGAGAGCGCCGCGATCAGCGAGACCAAGCTCACCACGGTGTGCAAGGGCACGCTGGCAATGCTCGCGCCATTTCCGACCGGGACGCTGAACATCACCATCTCCAGCATCGTGACCTCCGCCACCGGCAAGTCGACCATCGGCTGGACCCGCGTCTTCTTGAACGGCAATTGCAGCTCCAGCGCCGCCGGTACCGGCCCGCTCGCCGCGGGGTCGGTGGTCTCGCTGCCGACCGGGCTCGCGGTCAATGGTGCCTCGCTGATCTCGGCGAGCGCCAGCTACGACTACACGACGCTGTTCCGCACCGTATTCGACACCGCCACCGTCAATCTCGGCGAGCAGTCCTATATGCGCCCGCGCACGCAGAACACCGTGTGCTATGTGAGCTGCTGA